The following proteins are encoded in a genomic region of uncultured Vibrio sp.:
- the rppH gene encoding RNA pyrophosphohydrolase, translating to MIDGDGYRLNVGIVICNNHGQVFWAKRYGQHSWQFPQGGIDEGETPEQAMFRELYEEVGLTKKDVKIIATSRHWLRYKLPKRLVRWDSKPVCIGQKQKWFLLRLECDESRINMQRGKSPEFDGWRWVSYWYPVRQVVSFKRDVYRRAMKEFASLAMPFRERKAKGKRKKQRRG from the coding sequence GTGATAGATGGCGATGGTTACCGGCTGAATGTTGGTATTGTGATATGTAATAACCATGGTCAGGTCTTCTGGGCTAAACGATACGGGCAACACTCATGGCAATTTCCACAAGGTGGAATTGACGAAGGTGAAACACCTGAGCAGGCAATGTTCAGGGAGTTATATGAAGAAGTCGGTTTAACGAAAAAAGACGTTAAAATCATTGCAACAAGTCGTCATTGGTTAAGATATAAACTACCAAAGCGATTGGTGCGTTGGGACTCCAAGCCTGTTTGTATCGGCCAAAAACAGAAATGGTTTCTACTGCGATTGGAATGCGATGAATCTCGCATCAATATGCAACGCGGGAAATCCCCTGAATTTGATGGTTGGCGGTGGGTAAGTTATTGGTACCCAGTTAGGCAAGTTGTTTCTTTCAAGCGAGACGTTTATCGTCGTGCAATGAAAGAGTTTGCTTCTTTAGCCATGCCTTTTCGAGAAAGAAAAGCGAAAGGGAAAAGAAAAAAGCAACGTAGAGGAT